Proteins from one Dermacentor variabilis isolate Ectoservices chromosome 1, ASM5094787v1, whole genome shotgun sequence genomic window:
- the LOC142557502 gene encoding alpha-(1,3)-fucosyltransferase C-like: MAAITKSGFLIIVSLVLFLCLFMVAQNRQPLWRVFDAFRLNEWSYSPFYSPSSANGTSRLPRIMMWTSFYGSWYGLLNNKKIGEDFTRKCAVKCSITNDRRMLASSDAIVFHVRDMDMNDLPTRRSESQKWVFWSMEPPPYSVFAGFNYMHNMFNWTMSYRHDSDIYEPYGKIVPRNATIAYKKDHRALWKSKQKQAVWMVSHCNTDSKREEYVQELKMHLDVDVYGSCGDHVCPKTRGSACYNDFERTYFYMLAFENSICSDYATEKFFSALKYDMVPVVFGGANYSQIGPAQSYVDALSFKSPKQLAEHLIVLSRNYTAYSSYFKWKETHQLVTWDVDFCELCSKLHSTQFQRPSSYSDMRVWWEHQGRCRTWVK, encoded by the coding sequence ATGGCGGCCATCACCAAGAGTGGCTTCCTCATCATTGTGTCCTTGGTCCTGTTCCTCTGCCTGTTCATGGTGGCGCAGAACCGGCAGCCCCTCTGGCGGGTGTTTGACGCCTTCAGACTGAACGAATGGTCGTACAGTCCTTTCTACTCACCGAGCAGTGCCAATGGAACGAGCCGTTTACCCCGTATCATGATGTGGACATCATTCTACGGTTCTTGGTACGGCTTGCTGAATAACAAAAAGATCGGTGAAGACTTCACTCGCAAATGCGCCGTCAAGTGTTCCATAACCAACGACCGGCGCATGCTGGCGTCCAGCGACGCCATCGTCTTCCACGTGCGCGACATGGACATGAACGACCTTCCTACGAGGCGTTCCGAGTCGCAGAAGTGGGTCTTCTGGTCCATGGAGCCACCACCGTACTCCGTTTTCGCCGGCTTCAATTACATGCACAACATGTTTAACTGGACCATGTCATACAGGCACGACTCTGACATCTACGAGCCTTACGGGAAGATCGTGCCTCGCAATGCCACCATTGCTTACAAAAAAGACCACAGAGCTTTGTGGAAATCCAAGCAAAAACAAGCTGTTTGGATGGTCAGTCACTGCAATACCGACAGTAAACGAGAAGAGTATGTCCAGGAGCTGAAGATGCACCTCGACGTTGACGTGTACGGCTCTTGCGGTGATCACGTGTGCCCCAAAACCAGAGGCAGTGCCTGCTACAATGACTTCGAGCGGACTTACTTTTATATGCTTGCATTTGAGAACTCCATATGCAGTGATTATGCCACCGAGAAGTTTTTTTCGGCACTTAAATATGACATGGTACCTGTAGTTTTTGGCGGTGCCAATTATAGCCAAATTGGACCTGCCCAATCGTACGTCGATGCACTTTCCTTCAAATCTCCGAAGCAGCTTGCCGAACACCTTATTGTCCTGTCAAGGAACTACACCGCGTACAGCTCATATTTTAAGTGGAAAGAGACTCACCAATTGGTGACGTGGGACGTTGACTTTTGTGAGCTCTGTTCTAAGCTGCATAGCACCCAGTTTCAGAGGCCATCGTCGTACAGTGACATGCGTGTGTGGTGGGAACATCAGGGCCGCTGTCGGACGTGGGTGAAATAA